One genomic region from Stutzerimonas decontaminans encodes:
- the glnE gene encoding bifunctional [glutamate--ammonia ligase]-adenylyl-L-tyrosine phosphorylase/[glutamate--ammonia-ligase] adenylyltransferase — MSLPSLVALPPSLLPFVSRAEESFLAAAGSLSDAIAARCRAWLAEQREAFDRVCAASDFVSEQVSRDPQMLLQLAEQGWLGRSLAPAEMRNALSEQVAACDSEDALALTLRRFRTRQQVRIIWRDLTRQAELAETCRDLSDLADASVDLAYHWLYVRHCEQFGVPTGRRSGNPQHMVILGMGKLGAHELNLSSDIDLIFGYPEGGETVGAKRSLDNQEFFVRLGQRLIKSLDAITVDGFAFRVDMRLRPYGSSGPLVYSFNALEQYYQDQGRDWERYAMIKARVIGGDQQAGKELLEMLRPFVYRRYLDFSAIEALRTMKQLIQQEVRRKGMASNIKLGAGGIREVEFIAQAFQLIHGGRDLSLQQRPLLKVLATLEGQGYLPGAAVTELREGYEFLRYTEHALQAIADRQTQMLPETDVDCARVAFMLGFDNWQAFHEQLLHWRGRIDWHFRQVIADPDEDENAEGEALVGGEWLPLWEQDWDEEFACRQLSEAGFRDGQAACQRLAALRNASQVRTMQRLGRERLDAFIPRLLAQAVEQDDPDLVLERVLPLVEAVARRSAYLVLLTENPGALQRLLELCAASPWIAEQIARFPLLLDELLNAGRLYSPPLAPELAAELRERLMRIPEDDLEQQMEALRHFKLAHRLRVAASEIAGTLPLMKVSDYLTWLAEAILQEVLTLAWRHTVARHGQPQRSDGTLCDPAFVIVGYGKVGGIELGHGSDLDLVFIHDGDPAAETNGAKPIDTAQFFTRLGQRIIHLLTTQTTSGQLYEVDMRLRPSGASGLLVSSLGAFERYQSQEAWTWEHQALVRARVLVGCPQLTADFERVRAGVLGRERDLDALRREVSDMRAKMRDNLGTRATHAGTAEQAFDAAAEFNLKQDAGGIVDIEFMVQYAALAWSHQHPELLRYTDNIRILDGLEQAGLMTGDEVRLLQDAYKAYRAAAHRQSLQKQPGVVSGDQFHDERRAVMRIWRELGLS, encoded by the coding sequence ATGAGTCTGCCATCGCTGGTTGCATTGCCGCCCTCGCTTCTGCCTTTTGTCAGTCGTGCCGAAGAGTCGTTCCTCGCTGCTGCCGGCAGCCTGTCGGATGCCATTGCGGCACGTTGCCGCGCCTGGCTGGCGGAGCAGCGCGAGGCGTTCGACCGGGTCTGCGCGGCGAGCGACTTCGTCAGCGAACAGGTTAGCCGAGATCCGCAGATGTTGCTGCAGCTGGCCGAGCAGGGCTGGCTGGGCAGATCGCTCGCGCCCGCCGAGATGCGTAACGCGCTGAGTGAGCAGGTCGCTGCGTGCGATAGCGAGGATGCCCTGGCGCTGACCCTGCGCCGCTTCCGCACGCGCCAGCAGGTGCGGATCATCTGGCGCGACCTGACCCGTCAGGCCGAGCTTGCCGAAACCTGTCGCGACCTCTCCGATCTCGCCGATGCCAGTGTCGATCTGGCCTATCACTGGCTGTACGTGCGTCATTGCGAACAGTTCGGCGTGCCCACCGGGCGGCGTAGCGGCAACCCGCAGCACATGGTGATTCTCGGCATGGGCAAGCTGGGCGCCCATGAACTGAACCTGTCCTCCGACATCGACCTGATCTTCGGCTATCCGGAGGGCGGCGAAACCGTCGGCGCCAAGCGTTCGCTGGACAATCAGGAGTTCTTCGTCCGCCTTGGCCAGCGGCTGATCAAGTCGCTGGACGCCATCACCGTCGATGGCTTCGCCTTCCGCGTCGACATGCGCCTGCGTCCTTATGGCTCGTCCGGTCCGCTGGTCTACAGCTTCAACGCGCTGGAGCAGTACTACCAGGATCAGGGGCGCGACTGGGAGCGCTACGCGATGATCAAGGCGCGTGTTATCGGTGGTGATCAGCAGGCCGGCAAGGAGCTGCTGGAGATGCTGCGGCCGTTCGTCTATCGGCGCTACCTGGATTTCTCCGCTATCGAAGCGCTGCGCACCATGAAGCAGCTGATCCAGCAGGAAGTGCGGCGCAAGGGCATGGCTTCGAATATCAAGCTGGGTGCCGGTGGCATCCGCGAGGTGGAGTTCATCGCCCAGGCGTTTCAGCTGATTCACGGCGGGCGCGATCTCAGCCTGCAGCAGCGGCCGTTGCTCAAGGTGCTGGCGACACTGGAAGGTCAGGGCTATCTGCCGGGCGCAGCGGTGACGGAGCTGCGCGAAGGCTACGAGTTTCTGCGCTATACCGAGCACGCGCTGCAGGCCATCGCCGATCGCCAGACGCAGATGCTGCCGGAGACTGACGTGGACTGTGCGCGGGTCGCCTTCATGCTTGGTTTCGACAACTGGCAGGCCTTCCACGAGCAGCTGTTGCACTGGCGTGGGCGTATCGACTGGCATTTCCGCCAAGTCATCGCCGACCCGGACGAGGACGAGAATGCCGAAGGCGAGGCGCTGGTCGGTGGCGAGTGGCTGCCCCTGTGGGAGCAGGACTGGGACGAGGAATTCGCCTGCCGACAGCTGTCCGAAGCCGGTTTTCGTGATGGTCAGGCTGCCTGTCAGCGTCTTGCTGCACTGCGCAATGCCAGCCAGGTCAGGACCATGCAGCGTCTCGGTCGCGAGCGCCTGGATGCCTTCATTCCTCGTTTGCTGGCACAGGCCGTCGAGCAGGACGACCCGGATCTGGTGCTCGAGCGCGTGCTGCCATTGGTCGAGGCGGTGGCTCGGCGTTCGGCCTATCTCGTATTGCTGACCGAAAATCCCGGGGCGCTGCAGCGACTGCTGGAGCTCTGCGCGGCCAGCCCGTGGATCGCCGAGCAGATCGCTCGCTTCCCGCTGCTGCTCGACGAGCTGCTCAACGCCGGGCGCCTCTACAGTCCGCCGCTGGCGCCCGAGCTCGCCGCCGAGCTGCGCGAGCGGCTGATGCGCATCCCTGAGGACGACCTCGAACAGCAGATGGAGGCGTTGCGGCATTTCAAACTGGCGCACCGGCTGCGCGTTGCCGCCTCGGAGATCGCCGGCACGCTGCCGTTGATGAAGGTCAGCGACTACCTGACCTGGCTGGCCGAGGCGATCCTGCAAGAAGTGCTGACCCTGGCCTGGCGCCACACCGTCGCGCGTCATGGCCAGCCCCAGCGCAGCGATGGCACGCTCTGCGATCCTGCATTCGTCATCGTTGGTTACGGCAAGGTCGGTGGCATCGAGCTCGGTCACGGTTCCGATCTGGATCTGGTGTTCATCCACGACGGCGACCCTGCCGCCGAGACCAATGGCGCCAAGCCCATCGACACCGCGCAGTTCTTCACTCGCCTGGGCCAGCGCATCATCCATCTGCTCACCACCCAGACCACCTCCGGCCAGCTCTATGAGGTGGACATGCGCCTGCGTCCGTCCGGCGCTTCCGGGCTACTGGTCAGCTCCCTTGGCGCCTTTGAGCGCTACCAGAGTCAGGAAGCCTGGACCTGGGAGCACCAGGCGCTTGTGCGCGCGCGGGTGTTGGTTGGTTGTCCACAGCTGACTGCCGACTTCGAGCGGGTGCGCGCTGGTGTGCTCGGTCGCGAGCGCGACCTGGATGCGCTGCGTCGCGAAGTCAGCGACATGCGCGCGAAGATGCGCGACAACCTCGGCACCCGCGCGACGCATGCGGGAACCGCCGAGCAGGCCTTCGACGCCGCTGCCGAGTTCAATCTCAAGCAGGACGCCGGTGGTATCGTGGATATCGAATTTATGGTGCAATACGCGGCTTTGGCGTGGTCGCACCAGCATCCCGAACTGCTGCGCTATACCGATAACATCCGCATTCTCGATGGGTTGGAGCAGGCCGGGTTGATGACCGGCGATGAGGTTCGGCTGCTGCAGGACGCCTACAAGGCCTACCGCGCCGCAGCCCACCGGCAATCACTGCAGAAGCAGCCCGGAGTGGTGAGTGGGGATCAATTCCACGACGAGCGCCGCGCTGTCATGCGTATCTGGCGTGAGTTGGGCCTAAGCTGA
- the ilvE gene encoding branched-chain-amino-acid transaminase, which produces MSMADRDGVIWYDGELVQWRDATTHVLTHTLHYGMGVFEGVRAYSTPDGTAIFRLQAHTDRLFDSAHIMNMPMPYSKEEINEATRAAVRENNLESAYIRPMVFYGSEGMGLRASGLKVHVIVAAWHWGAYMGDEALELGIKVRTSSFTRHHVNITMTRAKSNGAYINSMLALQEAISGGADEALMLDPEGYVAEGSGENIFIIKDGVIYTPEVTACLNGITRGTVLTLAAEHGLKVVEKRITRDEVYIADEAFFTGTAAEVTPIREVDGRAIGIGRRGPITEKLQKAYFDLVSGKTAAHAEWRTLVK; this is translated from the coding sequence ATGTCGATGGCCGATCGTGATGGCGTCATCTGGTATGACGGCGAACTGGTGCAGTGGCGTGATGCGACCACCCATGTGCTGACCCATACCCTGCACTACGGCATGGGCGTGTTCGAAGGCGTACGCGCCTACAGCACCCCGGACGGTACGGCGATCTTCCGCCTGCAGGCGCACACCGACCGCCTGTTCGATTCGGCACACATCATGAACATGCCGATGCCGTACTCGAAGGAAGAGATCAACGAGGCGACCCGCGCCGCAGTGCGCGAGAATAATCTGGAAAGCGCCTACATCCGCCCGATGGTGTTCTACGGAAGCGAAGGCATGGGCCTGCGCGCCAGCGGCCTGAAAGTGCACGTGATCGTCGCCGCCTGGCACTGGGGTGCCTACATGGGCGACGAGGCGCTGGAGCTGGGCATCAAGGTGCGCACCAGCTCCTTCACCCGTCACCACGTCAACATCACCATGACCCGCGCCAAGTCCAACGGTGCCTACATCAACTCGATGCTGGCGCTGCAGGAAGCCATTTCCGGCGGCGCTGACGAAGCGCTGATGCTGGATCCGGAAGGCTACGTGGCCGAAGGTTCGGGCGAGAACATCTTCATTATCAAGGATGGCGTGATCTACACCCCGGAAGTCACCGCCTGCCTGAACGGCATCACCCGTGGCACCGTGCTGACGTTGGCCGCCGAGCATGGATTGAAGGTGGTCGAGAAGCGCATCACCCGTGACGAGGTCTACATCGCCGACGAAGCCTTTTTCACCGGCACCGCCGCCGAAGTCACGCCGATTCGCGAAGTCGACGGCCGCGCCATCGGCATCGGCCGTCGTGGACCGATCACCGAAAAGCTGCAGAAGGCCTACTTCGATCTGGTCTCCGGCAAGACCGCGGCGCATGCCGAATGGCGGACACTGGTCAAGTAA
- the waaF gene encoding lipopolysaccharide heptosyltransferase II produces the protein MNILIVGPSWVGDMVMAQTLFVCLKQRHPDCQIDVLAPEWSRPILERMPEVRQALSFPVGHGVLDMATRRKVAQSLRGQYEQAILLPNSLKSALVPFFAGIPKRTGWRGEMRFGLLNDMRKLDKQRYPLMIERFMALAFEPGAELPRPYPNPSLRIDPVTRDAALARFGLSLDRPVLALCPGAEFGESKRWPAEHFGKVAELKIRDGWQVWLFGSKNDHPVGEEILARLIPGLREEAVNLAGETSLAEAIDLLSCADAVVSNDSGLMHVSAALARPLVAVYGSTSPAFTPPLSEQVEVVRLGLDCSPCFERTCRFGHNNCMRELKPRAVIEALDRLAPQSVEVR, from the coding sequence ATGAACATACTGATTGTGGGACCCAGCTGGGTTGGCGACATGGTGATGGCGCAGACGTTGTTCGTCTGCCTGAAACAGCGCCATCCCGACTGCCAGATCGATGTGCTGGCGCCTGAATGGAGCCGACCGATTCTCGAGCGCATGCCCGAGGTGCGTCAGGCGCTGAGCTTTCCGGTGGGACACGGCGTGCTCGACATGGCGACCCGGCGCAAGGTGGCGCAGAGTCTGCGCGGTCAGTACGAGCAGGCGATCCTCTTGCCCAATTCGTTGAAGTCGGCGCTGGTGCCGTTCTTCGCCGGTATTCCCAAGCGCACCGGCTGGCGCGGCGAAATGCGCTTCGGCCTGCTCAACGACATGCGCAAGCTCGACAAGCAACGCTATCCGTTGATGATCGAGCGCTTCATGGCGCTGGCCTTCGAACCGGGCGCGGAGCTGCCCAGACCGTACCCAAATCCTTCGCTGCGGATTGATCCGGTGACCCGCGATGCGGCATTGGCGCGTTTCGGTCTGAGCCTGGATCGTCCGGTACTGGCGCTCTGTCCGGGCGCCGAGTTCGGCGAGTCCAAGCGCTGGCCGGCGGAACACTTCGGCAAGGTCGCCGAGCTGAAAATCCGTGACGGCTGGCAGGTCTGGCTGTTCGGCTCGAAAAACGATCATCCGGTGGGCGAGGAGATTCTCGCGCGATTGATTCCTGGGTTGCGCGAAGAAGCGGTGAACCTGGCCGGTGAAACCAGTCTGGCCGAGGCCATCGACCTGCTCTCCTGCGCCGATGCGGTGGTGTCCAACGACTCCGGTTTGATGCACGTCTCCGCCGCGCTGGCTCGGCCATTGGTGGCCGTATACGGCTCCACTTCGCCAGCCTTCACTCCGCCGCTTTCCGAGCAGGTCGAAGTGGTGCGCCTGGGCCTTGACTGCAGTCCCTGTTTCGAGCGCACCTGCCGCTTCGGCCACAACAACTGCATGCGCGAGCTGAAGCCGCGTGCGGTGATCGAGGCGCTGGATCGTCTGGCTCCGCAGTCGGTCGAGGTACGCTGA
- the waaC gene encoding lipopolysaccharide heptosyltransferase I: MKVLLVKTSSLGDVVHTLPALTDAQRALPGIQFDWVVEEGFAEIPAWHPAVAQVIPVAIRRWRKHPIDTLRSGEWRRFKARLREGRYDLVIDAQGLLKSAWLTRYVKAPVAGLDRASAREPIAARFYDRCYAVPRDQHALERVRQLFAQALGYPLPESIADYGLNREQMAAPSDQPYLLFLHGTTWPSKHWPETYWRELAERMSDFGWAIRLPWGNAEEKARAERIVSGVANAAVLPKLNLAGVARVIAGARACVAVDTGLGHLAAALDVPSISLYGPTLPGRVGAYGRSQVHLCASGPNAGRGDRHKPCFDDLRPERVVTELKALLRAPESV, encoded by the coding sequence TTGAAGGTCCTGCTGGTCAAGACCTCGTCGCTGGGCGATGTCGTGCATACGCTGCCGGCGCTGACCGACGCGCAGCGCGCGTTACCCGGCATCCAGTTCGACTGGGTGGTGGAGGAGGGTTTTGCGGAAATCCCGGCCTGGCATCCGGCCGTGGCGCAGGTGATTCCCGTGGCGATTCGTCGCTGGCGCAAACATCCGATCGATACCCTGCGCAGCGGCGAGTGGCGACGCTTCAAGGCGCGTCTGCGCGAAGGTCGTTACGACCTGGTGATCGACGCCCAGGGCTTGCTCAAAAGCGCCTGGCTGACCCGCTACGTCAAGGCACCGGTAGCCGGGTTGGACCGTGCTTCGGCCCGCGAGCCCATCGCCGCACGCTTCTATGACCGCTGTTACGCCGTGCCGCGTGATCAGCATGCGCTGGAACGAGTGCGTCAGCTGTTCGCCCAGGCCCTTGGTTATCCGTTGCCGGAGAGCATTGCCGACTACGGCCTGAATCGCGAGCAGATGGCTGCACCGAGTGATCAGCCCTATCTGTTGTTCCTGCATGGCACCACCTGGCCGAGCAAACACTGGCCGGAAACCTACTGGCGCGAGCTGGCCGAACGCATGAGCGATTTCGGCTGGGCGATCCGCCTGCCGTGGGGTAATGCCGAGGAGAAGGCGCGGGCCGAACGCATCGTCAGCGGAGTGGCCAATGCAGCGGTGCTGCCGAAGCTCAATCTGGCCGGTGTTGCACGGGTCATCGCTGGTGCGCGGGCTTGTGTCGCAGTGGATACCGGCCTTGGTCATCTGGCTGCTGCGCTGGATGTGCCGAGCATTTCGCTTTATGGTCCGACCCTGCCCGGGCGGGTCGGCGCCTATGGGCGCTCGCAGGTGCACCTGTGCGCCAGCGGACCGAACGCCGGTCGCGGTGATCGGCACAAGCCCTGTTTCGACGATCTGCGCCCCGAGCGTGTCGTCACCGAACTGAAAGCCCTGCTGCGGGCCCCGGAGTCCGTTTGA
- a CDS encoding glycosyltransferase family 4 protein, whose amino-acid sequence MQLAFILYKYFPFGGLQRDFMRIALECQRRGHSIRVYAMIWEGEVPDGFEVLIAPVKALFNHTRNERFTAWVEADLAKRPVGRVIGFNKMPGLDVYYAADPCFEDKAQTLRNPIYRRWGRYKHFAEYERAVFAPEAKTEILMISEVQQPLFVKHYGTPAERFHLLPPGIALDRRAPANTAQIRAEFRDEFEVRPEELLLVQIGSGFKTKGLDRSLKALAALPRELSQRTRLLVIGQDDPKPFKLQAKALGVSGMVEFLKGRSDIPRFLLGADLLIHPAYNENTGTVLLEALVAGLPVLVTDVCGYAHYITDADCGRVVPSPFEQSILDRLLAQMLADDQQRAVWRHNALAFADTADLYSMPQKAADVILGERS is encoded by the coding sequence ATGCAACTGGCGTTCATTCTCTACAAGTATTTCCCCTTCGGCGGGCTGCAGCGCGATTTCATGCGCATTGCCCTTGAATGTCAGCGTCGCGGCCATTCAATCCGCGTCTACGCGATGATCTGGGAAGGTGAGGTGCCGGACGGCTTCGAAGTGCTGATCGCGCCGGTCAAGGCGCTGTTCAACCACACCCGCAACGAGCGCTTCACCGCCTGGGTCGAGGCCGATCTGGCCAAGCGGCCGGTGGGTCGGGTGATCGGCTTCAACAAGATGCCGGGACTGGATGTCTATTACGCGGCCGACCCATGCTTCGAGGACAAGGCGCAGACCCTGCGCAACCCAATTTACCGCCGCTGGGGCCGCTACAAGCATTTCGCCGAGTATGAGCGTGCTGTGTTCGCGCCCGAGGCGAAGACCGAGATCCTGATGATCTCTGAGGTGCAGCAGCCGCTGTTCGTCAAACACTACGGCACGCCCGCTGAGCGCTTTCACCTGCTGCCGCCCGGCATTGCCCTAGACCGCCGCGCGCCGGCCAATACCGCGCAGATCCGTGCCGAGTTTCGAGATGAGTTCGAGGTTAGGCCCGAAGAACTGTTGCTGGTGCAGATCGGCTCCGGCTTCAAGACCAAGGGGCTGGATCGCAGCCTAAAGGCGCTCGCCGCATTGCCACGCGAGCTGAGCCAGCGCACCCGCCTACTGGTGATCGGTCAGGACGACCCCAAGCCGTTCAAGCTGCAGGCCAAGGCGCTAGGCGTTTCCGGCATGGTCGAGTTCCTCAAGGGGCGCAGCGATATCCCGCGTTTTCTGCTGGGCGCCGATCTGCTGATCCATCCGGCCTACAACGAGAATACCGGTACCGTGCTGCTGGAGGCGTTGGTCGCCGGGCTGCCAGTGCTGGTCACTGATGTATGTGGCTATGCGCACTACATCACCGACGCCGACTGCGGTCGCGTGGTGCCTAGCCCATTCGAGCAGAGCATCCTCGATCGACTGCTGGCACAGATGCTGGCCGATGATCAGCAGCGCGCGGTCTGGAGGCACAATGCGTTGGCCTTTGCCGACACGGCCGATCTTTATTCGATGCCGCAGAAAGCTGCTGATGTGATTCTGGGGGAGCGCTCATGA
- the rfaP gene encoding lipopolysaccharide core heptose(I) kinase RfaP: MRLMLSEPFKSLWHGTDPFVEVERLQGQVYRELEGRRTLRTEVNGRGYFVKIHRGIGWGEIAKNLLTAKAPVLGAGQEWRAIQRLHEAGVPTMTAVAYGERGGNPAKQHSFIITEELAPTISLEDFSANWLEQPPPPALKRALIAAVARMAGTMHRAGVNHRDFYICHFLLHTDKPVTASDFRLSLIDLHRAQTRTQTPRRWRDKDLAGLYFSALEIGLTRGDKLRFLRDYFQHPLREILRKEAGMLAWLQRKAEKLQARKQRYGDAL, from the coding sequence ATGCGTCTGATGCTATCGGAACCGTTCAAGAGCCTCTGGCATGGCACGGATCCCTTCGTCGAGGTCGAGCGCCTGCAGGGCCAGGTCTACCGCGAACTGGAGGGCCGTCGCACGCTGCGCACTGAGGTCAATGGGCGCGGATACTTCGTCAAGATCCATCGTGGTATCGGCTGGGGCGAGATCGCCAAGAATCTGCTGACGGCCAAGGCGCCCGTACTTGGCGCCGGCCAGGAGTGGCGAGCGATTCAGCGGCTGCACGAAGCGGGGGTGCCGACCATGACCGCGGTTGCCTATGGCGAGCGTGGCGGCAATCCGGCGAAGCAGCATTCGTTCATCATCACAGAAGAATTGGCCCCCACCATTAGCCTGGAGGACTTCTCGGCAAACTGGCTGGAACAACCGCCGCCGCCAGCATTAAAGCGCGCACTGATTGCCGCAGTCGCGCGCATGGCCGGTACCATGCACCGCGCCGGCGTCAACCACCGCGATTTCTACATCTGTCACTTTCTGCTGCATACCGACAAGCCGGTGACGGCGAGCGATTTCCGCCTGTCGCTGATCGATCTGCACCGTGCCCAGACTCGCACCCAGACGCCGCGGCGCTGGCGCGACAAGGACCTGGCCGGGCTGTACTTCTCGGCACTCGAAATCGGCCTGACCCGTGGTGACAAGCTGCGTTTTTTACGTGATTACTTTCAGCATCCATTACGAGAGATCCTGCGCAAAGAAGCGGGGATGTTGGCCTGGTTACAGCGCAAGGCCGAAAAGTTGCAGGCGCGCAAGCAGCGCTATGGAGATGCGCTTTGA
- a CDS encoding glycosyltransferase family 9 protein, with product MEWNGRRVVIAPCPALGDVTIYLRLAWLFHLAGAEVRFVSSLLKPAEKYFGWLKVELSEQVDLLHLCTQADLVICYINWLTCHPDSLDRVLEERNICFVTAKKLPAALKLDGREVVVGDHVFAGASRALCQSSRAGLTMVGWVDEYAATVFGLRSDAPINVDLSKHCADSKRRVAIFPTTPHAKKNYTTRGFRWLAQRLQKRGWLVEIVGMPHEIEVLARCFPGFSIRTFPDVRALMDFLVNCSVVVSNDSGGGHLGSLLGLQSFTVTRKHTGFVWRPGFNTRNEVLAPIVSFKLLGRYIWRPFIPIWRISKRLGYSR from the coding sequence ATGGAATGGAACGGCAGGCGCGTTGTTATTGCTCCCTGCCCTGCTCTAGGTGACGTGACGATATATTTGCGTTTGGCTTGGTTGTTTCATCTTGCCGGTGCGGAAGTACGCTTTGTAAGTAGCTTGCTCAAGCCAGCTGAGAAGTATTTTGGCTGGTTGAAGGTAGAGCTGAGTGAACAAGTCGATCTGCTGCATCTGTGCACCCAAGCAGATCTGGTCATTTGCTACATCAACTGGCTGACTTGCCATCCAGATTCGCTAGATCGGGTACTGGAAGAACGGAACATCTGCTTCGTCACGGCGAAGAAGCTGCCTGCTGCACTTAAGTTGGACGGCCGAGAAGTCGTCGTAGGCGATCACGTCTTTGCTGGAGCGAGCCGTGCGCTTTGTCAAAGCTCACGTGCAGGGCTAACCATGGTGGGGTGGGTAGATGAGTATGCCGCGACAGTTTTCGGCTTGCGGAGCGACGCCCCGATTAACGTCGACCTCTCGAAGCACTGCGCTGATTCAAAAAGGCGCGTAGCAATATTCCCCACTACCCCTCACGCGAAGAAAAACTACACAACGAGGGGATTCCGTTGGCTGGCTCAGCGTTTGCAAAAGCGGGGCTGGTTGGTCGAAATCGTTGGGATGCCTCACGAGATCGAAGTTCTGGCCCGGTGTTTTCCAGGTTTTTCCATTCGCACATTTCCCGATGTGCGTGCGCTGATGGACTTTCTGGTCAATTGCTCGGTAGTTGTCAGTAATGATTCTGGCGGCGGCCATCTCGGTTCGCTGCTGGGGCTGCAGAGCTTTACGGTTACGCGTAAGCACACTGGTTTCGTATGGCGGCCGGGCTTCAATACGCGCAACGAAGTGTTGGCGCCAATCGTTTCGTTCAAGTTGCTGGGGCGTTACATATGGCGGCCTTTCATCCCGATTTGGCGGATCAGCAAGCGTCTGGGATATAGCCGCTGA